AAGAAGGTTACCATCAAGTTTTTGCAGGTGATCGTTTCGGTGATGCTCTTTCTGGTGGCGCTGGGTCTGGGGACGGGACTGCTGTAAAGAGAAAGACGACACGTTCCATGAACTGGATCGACTTGTCCGCATGCTCGACGCCGGCGTAGCTGGGGTTCATCATGATCACGCAGGCGGTGCCGCTGGCCGTTCTCTTCGGCAAAGTCAGCCGTGTCCGTAACTTCTGGGATGTGGTTGAATCGCACTTTGGGTTGCCGGGTAAAGAGCCAGTGTTGAGTGAGAAAATTTTTTAAAGATCCAAGGCCTTGCTGCTCTTGGCGGCTCGAAGCTGCGTGGTGACTTTCCAGGCCAGCGACCCGGAAGGTCCGCTTTTTCTGAATGTGCGCTTCATATTCCTCTCCTCCCAATCTCCACCATCAGCCTGATTATGAGCAAAGATTCCAGCTGGGCCATTGATATCCATAAACTTTTTTCATGAAGCGACAGCATTGACAATGCTTATATTTAACTTATATCCATAAATCTATGTATTTCATTGATTGGCAAAGTAAAGCGCTGAAACAGCTTGCAAGAATTCCTGACCAGAACACACGGAAAGCACTGAAAGACGCGGTGTCCGGCTTGGCAGAATTTCCCAATACGTCACAGGTGGAAAGGCTGACCAACCACAAGTATGCATACCGTCTCAGGGTCGGGCGGTTTCGGATATTTTTCGATATCGCCGAAACCATCCGGATCATAAGCATTCAGGAGGTCAAAAAACGCGATGATCGAACCTACTAGCATCCAGACCATCTATCAGCAGGGCGTGCCTGCCTTCGTGGTTATCCCTTTCCAGGATTTCGTTCGCGAACACCCCCATGTCGCCAAGGCCCTGGCATGCCAAAAGCCCCGCATTCCCGAGGGCGATGCGATTCCCCACGAGGTTGTTGACCTGCACGTTGAAAAAAACATCCCCCTTGTCCGGGCCTGGCGTGAATATCTCGGGCTGACCCAGAACGAGGTTGCTGCTCGGGCGGGAGTCACCCAGGCTGCCCTGTCCCAGATGGAGAGCGGAGAAAATAAGCTGCGCAAAGCCTCCCGTGAAAAACTGGCCAAGGCCATGGGGTTGAATGTTGAGCAGGTGTTTTGATTAAGCATTTCAGGGTGTTCATCTTTTTTTCCAGGCATTAATCCATGTATGATCAGGTTTGGTCATAGTTTCATAGTCTGGTTGAAGATGTTCAAAACAGCCAGTCACGGCAGCGACCGAAAGCCGATGTATTCTCTCTCAAAGGTCGTTTTTCCACTAAAGGAAAGGGGTCAAAGGAACGGGGTCAAGTATGCTCTTAGCTCGCAACATTTTTTTTCAGCGAATCCACCCTTGTCCGAAGCTCCTTTTCCTCCTTCAGCCTGGACTGGAGCCGGAGCAGGATGCTGCTGACCGTGCTGTAGGTGCGTATTCCTAATGTCTCTGCGATACAATGAAGCGTATTGCCGCGAAGCGACCTGAAGAGCTGGAAAGCGACGTTTCGGGGTTCATTGGTTGTTCTTCGCATTGAAGCGTTGCGTGTAGACGCTCCCAAGATGACGCATGTACCGGGTCAGATTGCCCTCAGACGTATGGACGAGGAATTGATAGTGGTTGAACATGAGGCAAATAGGCCGTGACCCCCATGTGGAACATATCGTTGGTGTCAATGGGAGCGCGTGTACGATGAGCGATGGCTGAAAAAAGGATCAGAGAGTGGACGACGCTATGCTGGCGTAAAGCCGGATCCGCTCCCGCACAACGCTGTGGACTTCCTCGGCGTCCGCTTCCAGCCAGACCAAAGGATTTTTCGCGTCCTCCTGGCCCTGCTGAATCCCCCGGGCCAAGGCACGCAGGATTTCCGTACGCACGTTGATCTTGCGCACTCCCCGGCGCAAAGTTTGGAGCAGCAAATCTTCCGGCAGGCGGCTGGCTCCGTGCAGAACCAGAGGGACGGGCATCCTGACGGCGAGTTTGGCCAGCAGGGAGATGCGTTCGACGTATTCGGAATGAGGGAGCCCCTTGGGGACCGAAAAGGCCAGAAAGTCGACTTCTGTCCGCTCCAGAAAATCCAGCACTGGCGGCATATCCTCGGGTTGAACGAGGAGCGGACTTGGAAACGACCAGTACGCCCCGCCACTGTCACGGCTGCAAAGAACGACAGCAGCAGGATCATGGCAAAAATGATTGCCTTGCCGCGCATGATGATCCTCCTTGTTCTGGGTTGCAGCTCATGTAGCGTGGTCCGCCTTGCTGTTGTCGCATTCAGGATCGGTTCGTCGTTTCCAGTATTTCCCGGACCCGGATCACTAGGTCGGCCAACTGATACGGCTTGGCGATGAAGTCGGCCGCCCCGTCGCTGCGGACTTCGTCGGACAGACTCGCAGCGGCGTAACCGCTGGCAATGAGCACCCGGACACGTGAATCGAGGCGGACCAACTCGCGCAGGCATTGCCGTCCGCCCATTCCGGGCATGCCCAGATCCAAGACGATCAGGTCCACCCCGGCCTTGTTTTCGGCATACAAAGCCAGAGCTTCCTCGCCGCTGGACGCGGTGAGCACGGCATACCCCA
Above is a genomic segment from Desulfonatronum sp. SC1 containing:
- a CDS encoding helix-turn-helix domain-containing protein yields the protein MIEPTSIQTIYQQGVPAFVVIPFQDFVREHPHVAKALACQKPRIPEGDAIPHEVVDLHVEKNIPLVRAWREYLGLTQNEVAARAGVTQAALSQMESGENKLRKASREKLAKAMGLNVEQVF
- a CDS encoding class II fructose-bisphosphate aldolase translates to MLDFLERTEVDFLAFSVPKGLPHSEYVERISLLAKLAVRMPVPLVLHGASRLPEDLLLQTLRRGVRKINVRTEILRALARGIQQGQEDAKNPLVWLEADAEEVHSVVRERIRLYASIASSTL
- a CDS encoding type II toxin-antitoxin system RelE/ParE family toxin, which translates into the protein MYFIDWQSKALKQLARIPDQNTRKALKDAVSGLAEFPNTSQVERLTNHKYAYRLRVGRFRIFFDIAETIRIISIQEVKKRDDRTY